One Exiguobacterium sp. BMC-KP genomic window, CGTCTCGCCCGGCAGCTAATGCTTCCTCTGCCATTGCAAGCATTGGTGTAATCCCGATCCCACCGGCAATCAGAACGACGGGTTCGTCGGATGCATCAAGCGTGAAAGAACCTGCTGGCGCACTAATCAACACCGTGTCACCGATGCGAGCTGCATGTAAGTAGTCCGAGACAATCCCTTCTCGTTTGACGCCAATCGTATAGGTCGTCGTGTTCGATGCCGTCGTCAGACTGTATTGACGGTTGTGCCATAAGCCGTCTTGATCTTGAATCCGTATCGTGATGTATTGGCCTGCTCGATAATCAGGAAGCGGACCGTCCGTTTTAAAAGTCAGCGAGCGAATGCCGTCTGCTTGTTCCTGAATGTCAGAAATCTCGACAGGCTGATAACCAGAAAAACCTTTCGCCTGTTCGTCCTGCGCGTATAATTCAGCTTCAAGGGCGATGAACAGATCGGCAATCTCCCCGTACGCTTCACCCCACGCTTGCAAAATCTCTGGCGTCGCTGCTTCCCCTAAGACGTCTTGCATCGCTCCGAGTAATTCTTGACCGACGAGTGGATACATCTCCGGTTTGATTTGAAGACTCCGGTGTTTATGAAGAACTGGTAACAAGACTGGTTTTAACGTCTCGAGTCGATCGATGTGAGCAGCAGCGGCATAAACAGCCGTCGCAAGTGCTTGCGATTGTCGGTCGCTTCGTTGATTCGATTGATTGAAGACGTGCTTCAGTTCCGGGTGAGCCAGAAACAGTCGCTGATAGAAGACTTTCGTGATCGCTGCACCGTTAGCCGCAAGGACCGGTACCGTCGATTGGACGATTTGAATGGTAGAGGTTGATAACATAAGACCACTTCCTTTTCATTAAGTAATGAAGACAGTCTTAGTATTTCGTACTCGCCATTTTAATACAACATTTAAAATACTAGATTAATCGACATCGTGCGTTTTGTCACAAGCAGGTCAAAATTTCGACAAGGATTCGTCACGATTGATTGGAGATCCAGAGCTTGGCGAAGTCAAAATAACCGAATGAATCAATCGTGATGTTTTGCAGTTCGATCGGATATGGAATCAGTCGCGTATCGTGATAGAACGGGATGAAATAGGATTCGTCAATCAAGTAGCGTTCGATTGCTTGATGAATCGGGAGCCAATCTTCAAACGGTGTCGCATCGTATTGTTCAATCCATGTCAGCATCTCCGGCATCTGCTGAAACAGTCGGATCGGCGGTGAAAACGTGTTCGTCATGAACTGATAGAAGGCGTACTGAATATTCCGCTCGAACACTTCGGCATGGACGGCGAGATCGATCGTATCGTACGCATGGAAATCCGTGATACTCTCCTCAAATCCGACCTCGACGAACTCATACGGAATTCCGTCCTGATCGAACCGCTGACAGAGCCAGCGTGTCACCTTGTCCGTAAAATCAGTCAGCTTGATTCGGATCGGTTGCGTGAACAAGACGGCAGGACCTTCCGGTGTAGGGGAAGGTCGACTGAACGATTCAATAAATCCGGAGTCGTTTGGTTGTGCCCGTTCATGGAACTCATGAATGCCACCGCGTACTTCCGCGACGAGCCGGTGGATATAATGTCGCGCGGCTTTTGATTCAAACGGACCACCGGCGCGCGGATGAAGCAAGACAAGACCGAAGCCGGACTGGGTCGCAATCGTATCAATCGGACTGGAGTCAGAAGCCGATGTCCGGTAGACCGGGTCATATTGCTCCGGCATCTGGATGAATTCGATCCGGTCGAGCAGGGCACGGATACCAAAGTAGTTCGGGAACGCCGTCAGAACGGTCTTCTTGTCGTCGTGTTGCGTCAGTTGGAACGGTCCCGTTCCGACTCCGTCCTTGATAATGCTCGTATGTATGGAGGCGAGCTGTGGCAAAATCGAACTCCGGCGTTGATCGAGTGTGAGATCGACCCGGTACGGACCGTTCGAGACGATCTGTTTCACGTGCCGATAGGAATAGGCGTAAGCAGGGTAAGCAATTAAAGCACGCAGACTCTTCGTCACTTCTTTACTTGTCAGGAGCGAACCATCATGAAAGCGGACATCCTTTCGTAAGAAGAGACTGAGCGTCGCCCCGTTCCAGACATAGTGATGAGTCAGCTCACCTTGAATGTTGCCGTCGACGTCGATCGTAAACAATCGGTTAAAGACGTTCTGGACGAGGTGGGCACTATGGATATCCGCTGCTTCTAACGGATGTGTCGTCAGGAAGTTCCGCTTTCGCGGAATCAGCAAAGCGTCCGATGTCGTTTGCGTATAGCCGAACTTTCGCTCCAGTTGCCGCATGAAGCGTCCGGTTTGTGCCGGCGACCAGTCCCACGTCAATTTCTCCGTTACCGACTCGATTGACTCACGGTCGATTCGCTCTAACATCTGTTTCGCATACTCGCGTTCAACGTGGCGCAACCAGACGAGCTCACTCAAATTCCCTCGTCCACGACCACTCGTATAGTCAATCCAGCCTTCATCCTGCCATTTATTGAGATATCGTTTTGTTTGTTTAGGACTTAAATGGATCGCGTCAGCGAGTGTTGCGATTGAATAGTGTCCATTTCGGCAAGTCTTCCATAACATAAAAAGATAAGCATCCATCTCATTCATCCTCCTTAAAAGGGGACATCTTTTTTGAATGACGTCCATTTTTCTTATGTATTGTCTTGTTTATGATACAGGTAGAGAATGGAAGGTGACAATATGAAATGGAAAGAAATACCGAAACCAATTAAAGTACGTCTCATCACATCGTTTTTTAACCGGGCTGTCTCGTTTTCGATCATGCCGTTCATGGCCCTCTTGTTCGTCAAGGCATTCAACGAAGTCGTTGCTGGTGCATTTTTAATTGCAATGGTCTTCGTCAGCTTCATCACTAATCTACTCGGCGGATATCTCGCTGACCGCTTTTCCCGTAAACGCCTGCTCGTCACAACATCGACGTTGAC contains:
- a CDS encoding ABC transporter substrate-binding protein, yielding MLWKTCRNGHYSIATLADAIHLSPKQTKRYLNKWQDEGWIDYTSGRGRGNLSELVWLRHVEREYAKQMLERIDRESIESVTEKLTWDWSPAQTGRFMRQLERKFGYTQTTSDALLIPRKRNFLTTHPLEAADIHSAHLVQNVFNRLFTIDVDGNIQGELTHHYVWNGATLSLFLRKDVRFHDGSLLTSKEVTKSLRALIAYPAYAYSYRHVKQIVSNGPYRVDLTLDQRRSSILPQLASIHTSIIKDGVGTGPFQLTQHDDKKTVLTAFPNYFGIRALLDRIEFIQMPEQYDPVYRTSASDSSPIDTIATQSGFGLVLLHPRAGGPFESKAARHYIHRLVAEVRGGIHEFHERAQPNDSGFIESFSRPSPTPEGPAVLFTQPIRIKLTDFTDKVTRWLCQRFDQDGIPYEFVEVGFEESITDFHAYDTIDLAVHAEVFERNIQYAFYQFMTNTFSPPIRLFQQMPEMLTWIEQYDATPFEDWLPIHQAIERYLIDESYFIPFYHDTRLIPYPIELQNITIDSFGYFDFAKLWISNQS
- a CDS encoding globin domain-containing protein produces the protein MLSTSTIQIVQSTVPVLAANGAAITKVFYQRLFLAHPELKHVFNQSNQRSDRQSQALATAVYAAAAHIDRLETLKPVLLPVLHKHRSLQIKPEMYPLVGQELLGAMQDVLGEAATPEILQAWGEAYGEIADLFIALEAELYAQDEQAKGFSGYQPVEISDIQEQADGIRSLTFKTDGPLPDYRAGQYITIRIQDQDGLWHNRQYSLTTASNTTTYTIGVKREGIVSDYLHAARIGDTVLISAPAGSFTLDASDEPVVLIAGGIGITPMLAMAEEALAAGRDVTLHHAVQDERNRPFTEQLALLEQRGARIVRYAEHQATDQAGRLPKDVIASITDLTYVCGPEAMIQFVIEHFTASPDKLHYEIFGPALAFAAETSITQ